Proteins from a single region of Dyadobacter fanqingshengii:
- a CDS encoding bifunctional 5,10-methylenetetrahydrofolate dehydrogenase/5,10-methenyltetrahydrofolate cyclohydrolase produces MQLLDGKAISSQIKFEIKNEVEAWIANGGKKPHLAAILVGADGASETYVASKIRSCEEIGFTSTLLRFGPEISEKELLEAVEGLNNDPDVDGFIVQLPLPKHISENTIMEAVSPAKDVDGFHPVNVGKMCKGLPAYISATPFGIMEMLIRAKIETSGKHCVVIGRSQIVGLPMSILMQRNEYPGNCTVTITHSRTQNLKEICQTADILIVALGRPEFVTADYVKEGAVVIDVGITRVVDETKKSGFAIKGDVDFNDVAPKASYITPVPGGVGLMTICGLLTNTFKAAKKEIYS; encoded by the coding sequence ATGCAGTTACTAGACGGGAAAGCAATTTCATCCCAAATTAAGTTTGAAATAAAAAACGAAGTGGAAGCGTGGATCGCGAATGGCGGCAAGAAGCCACATTTGGCGGCAATCCTCGTGGGTGCGGACGGTGCAAGCGAAACATATGTAGCGTCTAAAATCAGGAGCTGCGAGGAAATCGGTTTCACATCAACATTACTGAGATTCGGGCCTGAGATAAGCGAAAAAGAACTTTTGGAAGCGGTGGAAGGATTGAATAATGATCCTGATGTGGACGGATTCATTGTACAACTTCCTTTACCCAAACATATTTCTGAAAACACAATCATGGAAGCCGTAAGTCCCGCAAAGGACGTGGATGGTTTCCACCCGGTGAATGTGGGTAAAATGTGCAAGGGACTTCCTGCGTACATTTCTGCAACGCCGTTTGGCATTATGGAAATGCTTATTCGTGCCAAAATTGAAACCAGCGGCAAACATTGCGTAGTGATCGGCCGCAGCCAGATCGTGGGATTGCCGATGAGCATACTCATGCAGCGCAACGAATATCCGGGCAATTGCACGGTGACCATTACGCATTCAAGAACGCAAAATTTGAAAGAAATCTGTCAAACCGCCGATATTTTGATCGTTGCATTAGGCAGGCCAGAATTTGTTACCGCTGATTACGTTAAAGAAGGAGCAGTGGTGATTGACGTGGGCATTACCAGAGTTGTGGATGAAACCAAGAAAAGCGGTTTCGCCATCAAAGGTGATGTTGATTTTAATGACGTTGCGCCCAAAGCAAGTTACATTACGCCCGTTCCGGGCGGCGTTGGTTTGATGACCATTTGTGGGTTGCTTACCAACACATTTAAAGCTGCTAAGAAGGAAATTTACAGTTGA
- a CDS encoding AMP-binding protein produces the protein MNNFPMPWNTSITAIKTQQRPEHPYFGKAYDFMQSWLNGQQTFTLQTSGSTGDPKPIEVQRRQLVSSAQMTGKALDLGKETRALVCLNVNYIAGLMMLVRGMELDWEMTIIEPSANPLLDVVENAVFDFAALVPLQLLAILANPNTEDQVSRLGKILLGGAPVTVSLQRKIEALNIPVFHSYGMTETVSHIALRRLNGENFSEDYHFLPNIDFGIDERGCLQISGPVTNGEIVQTNDLVEISGNTFKWIGRADNVINSGGVKIVLDKIDASVGEVFYDLKITNAFFNWSVPDEKLGQKLVLIIEGPASVLGADGIIPEIRKRLSAYETPKHVYFVQHFSKTTTDKVDKRRTVQQLLASQNG, from the coding sequence AATCGTGGCTGAACGGCCAGCAGACTTTCACATTACAAACATCCGGTTCAACCGGCGATCCCAAGCCCATTGAAGTCCAACGGAGACAACTGGTTAGCAGCGCTCAGATGACGGGTAAGGCGCTTGATCTGGGAAAAGAGACTCGCGCGCTGGTTTGCCTCAATGTAAATTATATAGCTGGCTTAATGATGCTTGTTCGGGGGATGGAGCTGGATTGGGAGATGACGATCATCGAACCTTCGGCTAATCCGCTGCTGGATGTTGTCGAAAATGCGGTATTTGATTTTGCTGCACTGGTTCCCCTGCAACTTCTTGCCATTCTTGCTAATCCAAACACAGAAGATCAGGTTAGCCGACTTGGGAAAATCCTTCTCGGCGGGGCACCGGTTACTGTTTCTTTGCAAAGAAAAATCGAAGCATTAAACATTCCGGTTTTCCATAGTTATGGCATGACCGAAACCGTTTCACACATTGCATTGCGCAGATTGAACGGGGAAAATTTTTCGGAGGATTACCACTTCTTACCGAACATTGATTTCGGCATAGACGAGCGCGGCTGCCTGCAAATTTCAGGTCCTGTCACGAACGGGGAAATTGTTCAGACGAATGATCTGGTCGAGATTTCAGGGAACACATTCAAATGGATAGGACGTGCTGATAATGTGATCAATTCGGGCGGGGTGAAGATTGTTTTGGATAAAATCGATGCGAGCGTCGGAGAAGTTTTTTATGATCTGAAAATCACGAATGCGTTTTTTAATTGGTCTGTGCCCGATGAAAAATTAGGTCAGAAATTGGTTTTGATCATTGAAGGACCCGCCAGTGTTTTAGGAGCTGATGGCATCATTCCGGAAATTAGAAAACGCCTTTCCGCCTATGAAACCCCGAAACATGTTTACTTTGTGCAGCATTTTAGTAAAACCACCACGGACAAGGTCGATAAACGCCGCACTGTCCAACAACTTTTAGCATCTCAAAATGGATAA
- a CDS encoding SIR2 family NAD-dependent protein deacylase, with protein sequence MKKLVVLSGAGISAESGISTFRDNGGLWDNFRIEDVATPEAWQRNQELVLDFYNQRRKQAATVKPNAAHYALVELEKDYDVTIITQNVDNLHEIAGSSHVIHLHGELFKSRSTKNPDLVYEMSSWELKTGDLCELGSQLRPHIVWFGEEVPMMEIAMEVTEEADIFVVVGTSLAVYPAAGLVHYVGAGKPVYIIDPAKPDITLKSNMTFIQEKATTGMEILIKNITNQ encoded by the coding sequence ATGAAAAAACTTGTAGTGCTGTCGGGGGCGGGAATCAGCGCCGAAAGCGGGATCAGTACGTTCCGCGATAACGGAGGCTTGTGGGACAATTTTCGCATTGAAGACGTTGCCACGCCAGAAGCCTGGCAGCGGAACCAGGAGCTTGTGCTGGACTTTTACAACCAGCGAAGAAAGCAGGCCGCAACCGTGAAACCAAACGCGGCACATTACGCACTTGTGGAATTGGAAAAAGATTACGACGTGACCATCATCACGCAAAACGTTGATAATCTGCATGAAATCGCCGGGTCCTCCCATGTGATCCATTTGCATGGCGAGCTGTTCAAATCCAGAAGCACGAAGAACCCGGATCTGGTTTACGAAATGTCGTCCTGGGAGCTGAAAACAGGAGATCTTTGCGAGCTGGGAAGTCAGTTAAGGCCGCACATTGTGTGGTTTGGCGAGGAGGTTCCGATGATGGAAATAGCCATGGAGGTTACCGAAGAAGCTGACATTTTCGTCGTGGTAGGCACTTCCCTGGCCGTTTATCCTGCCGCAGGGCTTGTACATTATGTAGGCGCAGGCAAGCCTGTTTACATTATCGATCCTGCGAAACCGGACATTACCCTGAAATCCAACATGACATTCATCCAGGAAAAGGCAACAACGGGAATGGAAATTCTTATCAAAAATATTACCAATCAATAA
- a CDS encoding helix-turn-helix transcriptional regulator — protein MSIVSNNIKYLRRLNGLTQEQFARKIAIKRSLLGAYEEARANPNLTNLKNMAAAFGITVDNLLKNDLRKLRETPDMSLPMNPGRPMTVSHSGNLPTPAQTRIPAFSEPQPLSKIMEKYQQPEPEIRMVSKQVNFKPVNGEPQSQPATPVVQPVPPVQPVFQNQPIAQTQPAFQNQTAFQSQPVSQNKPVPQNQPVIQNPQVSARPDSQLPVFNNQFQGNQFNVQVEEKVVNYPTIQWVSKNLQQEYLANFQNPGYLNQLPVFQLPNLPMGYYRAFESGADFAYPGSILVGTFVRNWYDIKDGMQYIFVLRGHGFVYRTAFNQVKTSGILLLTSDMADLEELEVPLQDVQEVWEVKAFVSLQLPTPQPSLERVSLLVDELQQELNQYRS, from the coding sequence ATGAGCATCGTAAGCAACAACATCAAATATCTCAGAAGGCTCAACGGCCTTACACAAGAGCAATTTGCAAGAAAGATCGCTATTAAGCGCTCGCTGCTTGGCGCTTACGAAGAAGCCCGCGCCAATCCGAATCTGACCAATCTGAAAAATATGGCGGCGGCATTTGGCATTACGGTGGATAATCTGCTCAAAAATGACCTCAGAAAATTACGCGAAACGCCTGATATGTCTTTGCCTATGAATCCAGGTCGTCCTATGACGGTTTCGCATTCAGGCAATTTGCCAACTCCGGCGCAAACGCGCATTCCGGCTTTTTCGGAGCCGCAGCCATTGTCTAAGATTATGGAAAAATACCAGCAGCCGGAACCCGAGATCCGAATGGTTTCCAAGCAGGTCAATTTCAAACCTGTTAACGGCGAGCCACAAAGTCAGCCAGCGACGCCGGTTGTACAGCCTGTGCCACCCGTGCAACCCGTTTTTCAGAACCAGCCCATTGCTCAAACTCAGCCAGCTTTTCAAAATCAGACAGCTTTTCAGAGTCAACCCGTTTCCCAAAATAAGCCAGTCCCTCAAAATCAACCAGTGATACAGAATCCCCAGGTTAGTGCCCGCCCGGATTCACAATTGCCCGTTTTTAACAATCAATTCCAGGGAAATCAGTTTAATGTGCAGGTTGAAGAAAAGGTGGTTAACTACCCTACTATTCAATGGGTTTCGAAAAATTTGCAGCAAGAATATCTGGCCAATTTCCAGAATCCGGGATATTTAAATCAATTACCCGTTTTTCAGCTCCCTAACCTGCCCATGGGTTACTACCGGGCATTCGAAAGCGGTGCCGATTTCGCATATCCGGGCTCCATTCTCGTAGGAACATTTGTAAGGAACTGGTACGACATTAAGGATGGCATGCAATACATTTTCGTGTTGCGTGGCCACGGTTTTGTGTACAGAACAGCATTTAATCAGGTTAAAACTTCCGGCATTTTACTACTAACCTCCGATATGGCCGATTTGGAAGAACTGGAAGTGCCTTTGCAGGATGTGCAGGAAGTTTGGGAAGTGAAAGCTTTCGTGAGTTTGCAGTTACCTACGCCGCAGCCTTCATTGGAAAGGGTCAGCCTGCTGGTGGATGAATTACAGCAGGAACTGAACCAATACAGATCTTAA